In one window of Juglans regia cultivar Chandler chromosome 3, Walnut 2.0, whole genome shotgun sequence DNA:
- the LOC109013440 gene encoding 2-succinylbenzoate--CoA ligase, chloroplastic/peroxisomal-like has translation MANFSEGHICHCLRHLATARRNAVITISGNRQKTGKQFVEDVLSLARGLLELGLGAGDVVAISAFNSDMYLEWLLAIAFVGGIAAPLNYRWSFEEARSAMQLVRPVMLITDESCQGGWYSNLRSNHIPSLRWHVSLSSSAPASSDFINTWSVLTTEMLRKQSSGKSDLPLNYRWAREGAFMICFTSGTSGRPKGVTLTHAALIVQSLAKLATVGFSENDIYLHTAPLCHIGGISSAMAMLMAGGCHVIMPKFESKSALAAIEQYRVTALITVPAIMADLISLIRRKETWKGKETVNKILNGGGGLSVELLKDAILFFPRAKLLTAYGMTETCSSMTFMTLHDPRMETSGQHLNTVSDKKHSTTTAHQTGLGVCVGKAAPHVELKISTDGSSQVGSILTRGPHAMLRYWGTQTPTKASHHDSGDENWLDTGDVGSIDEYGNLWLVGRLNGKIKSGGENIYPEEVEAILLQHPGIMSIAIVGIPDARLTEMAVACIQLRKNWVWSNASSKHSAKNEELVLSSEILRQYCREKNITGFKIPKAFIVWEKSFPVTTTGKIKRDQVRREVISYLQPALQSSL, from the exons atggcCAACTTCTCAGAGGGCCACATTTGCCATTGCCTGAGACACCTAGCAACCGCGCGGCGCAATGCTGTGATCACCATCAGCGGCAACAGGCAAAAGACTGGCAAGCAGTTTGTGGAGGACGTGTTGAGTCTGGCTCGTGGGCTGTTGGAACTTGGCCTCGGAGCCGGTGACGTCGTCGCCATCTCTGCTTTCAACAG TGATATGTACTTGGAGTGGTTACTAGCCATTGCGTTTGTTGGAGGAATAGCTGCTCCACTGAATTACCGTTGG AGCTTTGAAGAAGCAAGATCTGCAATGCAGCTTGTGCGGCCAGTTATGTTGATTACGGATGAGAGCTGTCAAGGTGGCTGGTACTCAAATCTTCGAAGCAATCACATACCTTCCCTGAGGTGGCATGTTTCTTTGAGTTCTTCAGCTCCGGCCTCCTCCGATTTCATCAACACATGGAGTG tTTTAACTACTGAAATGCTGAGGAAGCAATCTTCTGGAAAGTCTGATCTGCCGTTGAATTACCGGTGGGCACGTGAGGGTGCTTTTATGATTTGCTTCACTTCAG GAACCTCTGGAAGACCAAAGGGAGTTACCCTAACCCATGCTGCTTTGATTGTACAATCCCTAGCAAAGCTCGCCACTGTTGGTTTCAGTGAGAATGAT ATTTATTTGCATACTGCGCCATTGTGCCATATTGGTGGTATCTCATCAGCCATGGCGATGCTAATGGCCGGAGGTTGCCATGTCATAATGCCCAAGTTTGAGTCTAAATCAGCCCTAGCAGCCATAGAGCAATACAGAGTGACTGCTCTAATCACTGTCCCTGCAATCATGGCTGATCTAATTTCTTTAATCAG GCGAAAGGAAACTTGGAAAGGGAAGGAGACTGTGAACAAGATATTAAATGGAGGTGGGGGACTTTCAGTTGAGCTATTGAAGGATGCCATCTTGTTCTTCCCAAGAGCTAAGCTTCTCACTGCTTATG GGATGACAGAGACATGCTCTTCAATGACCTTCATGACGCTTCATGACCCAAGAATGGAAACCTCCGGCCAACACCTCAACACTGTTTCTGATAAGAAACATAGTACTACTACGGCTCACCAAACCGGCCTAGGTGTCTGCGTAGGAAAGGCTGCACCACATGTAGAATTAAAGATATCTACAGATGGCTCTTCTCAGGTTGGAAGCATTTTGACCAGAGGCCCGCATGCAATGCTCAGGTACTGGGGTACCCAAACTCCAACCAAAGCATCTCATCATGACTCCGGTGATGAAAATTGGCTTGACACTGGGGATGTTGGGTCCATCGATGAGTATGGTAATTTATGGCTTGTTGGACGACTAAATGGTAAAATTAAAAGTGGAGGGGAGAACATTTACCCCGAAGAG GTGGAGGCAATCCTCTTACAACATCCAGGAATTATGAGCATTGCCATTGTTGGAATTCCGGATGCTCGCCTCACAGAAATGGCTGTTGCATGTATTCAGTTGAGAAAGAACTGGGTTTGGTCGAATGCAAGCTCTAAACACTCAGCTAAAAATGAAGAGCTGGTCTTATCTAGTGAAATTCTTCGACAATATTGCAGAGAAAAGAATATAACAgg GTTCAAGATCCCAAAGGCATTCATTGTATGGGAGAAATCGTTTCCAGTGACAACAActgggaaaataaaaagagaccaAGTTCGGAGAGAGGTTATATCTTATCTGCAACCGGCTTTACAGAGCAGTCTATGA